One region of Demequina sp. TMPB413 genomic DNA includes:
- a CDS encoding ABC transporter ATP-binding protein: MPLTLHVSGLTQSFGNRKVLDNVTFDVRPGRVTGFVGANGAGKTTTMRAIVGVLAPDAGTVTWGNAPMTLDARRRVGYMPEERGLYPKMKVRDQLVYLARIFGVETTVAGERADALLADFGLADRAGDLLHTLSLGNQQRVQVAAALIHEPELLVLDEPFSGLDPIAMDAMAERLTERARAGVPVLFSSHQLDLVERLCDDIVLIHEGRVLAAGTAQALRDERAGSRYRVGVEGAPEWRPTLAGADVVAVGSESSVIELGEGVDPQALLADAQRAGAVTHFSRAVPSLSELFAEVTR, translated from the coding sequence ATGCCCTTGACGTTGCACGTCAGCGGCTTGACGCAGAGTTTTGGGAACCGGAAGGTGCTCGACAACGTCACTTTTGACGTGCGGCCGGGTCGTGTGACGGGATTCGTTGGCGCTAACGGTGCCGGCAAGACCACGACCATGCGCGCGATCGTGGGAGTGCTCGCACCTGACGCGGGTACCGTGACGTGGGGAAACGCCCCCATGACTCTCGATGCGCGTCGGCGCGTGGGTTACATGCCAGAAGAGCGCGGGCTGTATCCCAAGATGAAGGTGCGCGACCAACTGGTCTATCTCGCGAGGATCTTCGGCGTGGAGACCACGGTTGCGGGTGAAAGGGCCGACGCGCTCCTCGCCGATTTCGGCCTGGCGGATCGCGCTGGGGATCTGTTGCACACACTGTCACTGGGCAATCAACAGCGGGTGCAGGTGGCTGCGGCTCTCATCCACGAGCCTGAGTTGCTCGTGTTGGACGAGCCCTTCAGTGGCCTCGATCCGATCGCGATGGATGCGATGGCGGAGCGACTCACAGAGCGAGCGCGGGCCGGAGTCCCCGTCCTGTTCTCGAGCCATCAACTCGATCTGGTCGAGCGGCTCTGCGACGACATCGTGCTCATTCACGAGGGTCGCGTTCTTGCGGCGGGAACCGCCCAAGCGCTTCGCGACGAGCGTGCGGGTTCTCGCTACCGTGTGGGCGTTGAGGGTGCGCCGGAATGGCGGCCGACGCTCGCGGGCGCTGACGTGGTTGCCGTCGGTAGCGAGTCTTCGGTGATCGAGCTGGGGGAAGGCGTCGACCCTCAAGCGCTGCTTGCCGATGCTCAGCGCGCCGGGGCGGTCACCCACTTCAGCAGGGCCGTGCCGTCGCTGTCAGAGCTGTTTGCGGAGGTGACCCGATGA
- the purT gene encoding formate-dependent phosphoribosylglycinamide formyltransferase, translated as MTYTTTALGTPLSTGATRVLLLGSGELGKEVAIELQRFGVEVIAADRYADAPAMQVAHRSHVVDMLDADALSALIDQERPHLVVPEIEAIATEVLLEVESRGITVVPTARATHLTMNREGIRRLAAEELRLPTSPYRFVDSLEALHTAVAELGTPCVVKPVMSSSGKGQSVVKTPADADAAWRYAMEGARAAGSRVIVEGFVDFDYEITQLTVRHVGGTLFLDPIGHVQEDGDYRESWQPQAMSHEALVRSRAIAEAVTGALGGWGVFGVELFVRGDEVLFSEVSPRPHDTGLVTLVSQDLSEFALHARAILGLPVHVTTLGPSASCAVLVEGQGVATFHGVGDAVAVPDTDIRLFGKPRVEGRRRMAVTLSRGVTVDEARARARDAKAALSVELTDISPA; from the coding sequence ATGACGTACACAACCACCGCTTTGGGCACCCCTTTGTCCACCGGAGCCACCCGGGTCTTGCTCTTGGGTTCAGGAGAACTCGGCAAAGAGGTCGCCATTGAACTTCAGCGCTTCGGCGTCGAGGTCATCGCGGCAGACCGGTACGCGGACGCCCCCGCGATGCAGGTCGCGCACCGGTCGCACGTGGTGGACATGCTTGACGCCGACGCCTTGAGCGCCCTGATCGACCAGGAGCGCCCGCATCTGGTGGTGCCGGAGATCGAGGCGATCGCCACCGAGGTGCTGCTCGAGGTCGAGTCTCGCGGCATCACGGTGGTTCCGACCGCTCGTGCGACACACCTGACGATGAACCGCGAGGGGATCAGGCGCCTCGCAGCCGAGGAGTTGAGACTCCCCACGTCGCCGTACCGCTTTGTCGACTCGCTCGAGGCTCTCCACACGGCAGTGGCCGAGTTGGGCACACCTTGCGTCGTGAAGCCCGTCATGTCGTCGTCGGGGAAGGGTCAGTCAGTGGTCAAGACCCCGGCCGACGCCGATGCTGCGTGGCGGTATGCCATGGAAGGGGCGCGCGCCGCTGGCAGCAGAGTGATCGTCGAGGGCTTTGTCGACTTCGACTACGAGATCACGCAGCTGACGGTGCGACACGTCGGAGGGACCCTGTTTCTCGATCCGATCGGGCACGTACAGGAGGACGGCGACTATCGCGAGTCGTGGCAACCGCAAGCGATGTCTCACGAAGCCCTCGTACGATCGCGAGCCATCGCCGAGGCCGTCACCGGGGCGCTTGGCGGTTGGGGTGTCTTCGGAGTGGAACTCTTTGTGCGCGGCGACGAGGTGCTGTTCTCCGAGGTGTCGCCCAGGCCGCACGACACCGGCCTCGTCACCCTCGTCTCGCAAGATCTCAGCGAGTTTGCTCTTCACGCGAGGGCGATTCTTGGCTTGCCAGTGCACGTCACGACGCTCGGCCCTTCGGCGTCGTGCGCCGTCTTGGTGGAAGGGCAGGGAGTGGCGACATTCCACGGCGTCGGCGATGCGGTGGCGGTGCCTGACACGGACATTCGACTGTTCGGCAAGCCCCGCGTCGAGGGCCGACGCAGAATGGCGGTGACGCTCTCAAGAGGCGTTACGGTAGACGAGGCTCGCGCTCGAGCACGCGACGCGAAGGCGGCGCTCTCGGTCGAGCTGACAGACATTTCACCGGCGTGA
- a CDS encoding DedA family protein yields MRAPMLLPDWMDPEILINSFIDRFGAAALVAICVVVLIETGLLFPFLPGDSLLFTVGLFIGTGALEVPLWVACLALFGAALLGDQLGYAIGRKAGPAIFRRPDSRFFKQQYIDQTHAFFERYGGRAIILARFVPFVRTYIPVAAGIGKMEYKHFLRYNAIGALLWGVGVTLLGYWLGRFDVVKNNIEIALILIVGVSLIPIAVEWLKHRLEARKASRLMDAVESD; encoded by the coding sequence ATGCGCGCACCGATGTTGCTTCCCGATTGGATGGATCCTGAGATCCTCATCAACAGTTTCATCGACCGCTTCGGCGCCGCTGCGCTCGTCGCCATTTGCGTCGTCGTGCTCATCGAGACCGGGCTGCTCTTTCCCTTCCTGCCGGGAGACTCGCTGCTCTTCACTGTCGGCCTGTTCATCGGTACAGGAGCGCTCGAGGTTCCGTTGTGGGTGGCATGCCTTGCCCTGTTCGGAGCTGCACTGTTGGGAGACCAGCTGGGCTACGCCATTGGTCGCAAGGCCGGCCCCGCCATCTTCAGGCGCCCCGATTCACGCTTCTTCAAGCAGCAGTACATCGATCAGACTCACGCCTTTTTCGAGCGCTACGGCGGTCGCGCCATCATTCTGGCCAGGTTCGTGCCGTTCGTCCGCACCTACATCCCTGTAGCCGCTGGCATCGGCAAGATGGAGTACAAGCACTTCTTGCGCTACAACGCCATCGGAGCCTTGCTATGGGGCGTTGGCGTGACGTTGCTGGGGTACTGGCTCGGCCGATTCGACGTGGTGAAGAACAACATTGAGATTGCCCTGATCTTGATCGTGGGCGTGTCGCTCATCCCGATCGCCGTCGAGTGGCTCAAGCACCGCCTCGAAGCGCGCAAGGCTTCGCGCCTGATGGACGCCGTTGAGTCGGACTAG
- a CDS encoding LemA family protein, translating to MEIVLVVVLVVLALVAVWAVALYNSLVRLRNLVQEAWRQIDVELQRRHDLIPNLVETVKGYAAHEKGTFEEVTRARNLASEPGSSVAEQAQQENMLTQALGRLIAVAEAYPDLKANQNFQQLQQELTNTEDRIAAGRRFYNANVRELNTKIEVFPSNIVASMFGFTRAEYFEIEDAAVRQTPTVEF from the coding sequence GTGGAAATCGTCCTGGTCGTCGTCCTCGTCGTGCTGGCGCTTGTCGCCGTGTGGGCGGTCGCGCTGTACAACAGCCTGGTTCGCTTGCGGAACCTGGTGCAGGAGGCGTGGCGCCAGATTGACGTGGAGTTGCAGCGTCGCCACGACCTGATCCCCAACCTGGTGGAGACGGTCAAGGGCTACGCCGCTCATGAGAAGGGCACTTTCGAAGAGGTCACGCGTGCGCGCAACTTGGCCTCTGAGCCTGGCTCTTCCGTCGCCGAACAGGCGCAACAGGAAAACATGCTCACCCAAGCGCTCGGCCGCTTGATCGCGGTGGCGGAGGCTTACCCAGACCTCAAGGCGAACCAGAACTTCCAGCAACTTCAGCAGGAGCTCACCAACACTGAAGACCGCATTGCCGCCGGCAGGCGCTTCTACAACGCGAACGTTCGCGAGCTCAACACCAAGATTGAGGTCTTTCCCAGCAACATCGTCGCCTCGATGTTCGGCTTCACCCGCGCCGAATACTTCGAGATCGAGGACGCCGCTGTACGCCAGACCCCCACGGTGGAGTTCTAG
- the pyrE gene encoding orotate phosphoribosyltransferase: MSLTTPREQLRDLITDLAVVRGKVTLASGKEADYYVDLRRVTLHHAAAPLIGHLLLDALEEAGHGPADVDAVGGLTLGADPVAGALLHAAASRGLELDAFVVRKESKAHGLQRRIEGPDVSGRRVVAVEDTSTTGGSVLTAVEALREAGAEVVAVAVIVDRDTGAREKIEAEGLPYLSLYGLADLGLE; this comes from the coding sequence ATGAGCCTGACGACACCTCGCGAGCAGTTGCGCGACCTCATCACCGACTTGGCCGTGGTGCGCGGCAAGGTCACCTTGGCTTCTGGCAAAGAGGCTGACTATTACGTCGACCTGCGTCGGGTGACGCTCCACCACGCCGCCGCGCCGCTCATCGGACACCTCTTGCTCGACGCCTTGGAGGAGGCGGGCCACGGCCCGGCCGACGTTGACGCCGTGGGCGGGCTGACGCTCGGGGCCGATCCTGTCGCAGGGGCCTTGCTCCACGCCGCCGCCTCGCGCGGCCTGGAACTCGACGCCTTTGTGGTGCGAAAAGAGTCCAAGGCCCACGGACTGCAGCGCCGTATTGAGGGGCCCGACGTGAGCGGTCGGCGAGTCGTTGCGGTGGAGGACACCTCGACCACGGGTGGATCTGTACTCACCGCTGTCGAGGCACTGCGCGAGGCGGGTGCTGAGGTAGTCGCCGTTGCCGTGATCGTCGACCGTGACACTGGCGCTCGGGAGAAAATCGAAGCGGAAGGGCTTCCGTACCTGTCTCTGTATGGGTTGGCCGACCTCGGACTGGAGTAG
- a CDS encoding SDR family oxidoreductase, whose amino-acid sequence MATAMITGASSGLGEEFAWNLATAGRDVILVARSRDRLSEVADLLAGATGVRVEVLVADLSTPEGTQSVAARLFDAERPVDLLVNNAGMGLKRGFLHTTVDEELAALDVMVRAVLVLSHAAAQAMAARGHGAILNVSSVASWLGNGSYAAHKAWVTSFTEGLATQLKGTGVSATAVLPGLTHTEFHERAELESYDELPEIAWLEPEDVVRAALAAVRRKQVLVTPSVRYGAMTGIVKVLPRTWVRAFARKGPA is encoded by the coding sequence GTGGCTACAGCAATGATCACAGGAGCGAGTTCAGGGCTTGGCGAGGAGTTCGCGTGGAACCTCGCCACCGCCGGGCGCGACGTCATCTTGGTGGCGCGGTCGCGGGACAGGCTGAGCGAAGTGGCCGATCTCCTGGCGGGAGCCACCGGCGTGCGCGTCGAAGTGCTGGTCGCGGACCTCTCGACTCCGGAAGGAACACAGTCCGTCGCCGCACGGCTGTTCGACGCAGAACGTCCCGTCGACCTGTTGGTGAACAACGCTGGCATGGGGCTGAAGCGGGGCTTCCTCCACACCACCGTCGACGAGGAGCTTGCGGCGCTCGACGTGATGGTCCGCGCGGTGCTGGTGTTGTCTCATGCAGCGGCGCAGGCGATGGCCGCAAGGGGCCATGGTGCAATCCTGAATGTGTCGTCAGTCGCTAGTTGGCTCGGCAACGGCAGCTATGCGGCGCACAAGGCGTGGGTCACGTCCTTCACCGAGGGTTTGGCTACGCAGCTCAAGGGAACAGGCGTGAGCGCGACAGCCGTCTTGCCCGGCCTCACGCACACAGAGTTTCATGAGCGTGCGGAACTTGAGTCCTACGACGAGTTGCCAGAGATCGCGTGGCTTGAGCCGGAAGACGTGGTCAGGGCTGCGCTCGCCGCAGTGCGGCGCAAGCAAGTGCTCGTCACACCATCGGTGCGCTATGGCGCGATGACGGGGATCGTCAAGGTGCTGCCGCGTACCTGGGTGCGCGCCTTCGCTCGCAAGGGACCCGCGTAG
- a CDS encoding exodeoxyribonuclease III → MRLATWNVNSIRARVDRVVDYLERSDIDVLLMQETKCKPEQLPVAPFAAAGYEVVSHGLSQWNGVAIASRVGIADVELAFPGQPAFGKPGIDPVVEARAIGATCGPLRAWSVYVPNGRGLADPHYAYKRAFLTELAGVAASWTSTPVMIGGDFNVAPTPTDIWDEADAEAVTHVTEEVRQDLAKLESAGFEELSRRFIPDERRYTFWDYKQLRFPRNEGMRIDFVYASPAAAEAATGCVIDRDERKGKGASDHVPVVIDLDTALLPRA, encoded by the coding sequence ATGCGCCTCGCCACGTGGAATGTGAACTCGATCAGGGCCAGAGTCGACCGCGTGGTCGACTACCTGGAGCGAAGCGATATTGACGTGCTCTTGATGCAAGAAACGAAGTGCAAGCCCGAGCAATTGCCGGTCGCGCCCTTTGCGGCCGCTGGCTACGAGGTGGTCTCCCACGGCCTGAGTCAGTGGAACGGTGTCGCGATCGCGTCGCGCGTTGGCATCGCCGACGTCGAGCTCGCCTTCCCAGGCCAGCCTGCCTTCGGGAAGCCGGGCATCGATCCTGTGGTGGAGGCGCGCGCGATCGGCGCGACGTGCGGTCCGCTACGTGCGTGGAGCGTGTACGTCCCGAATGGCCGTGGCCTCGCGGACCCGCACTACGCGTATAAGCGCGCCTTCTTGACGGAGTTGGCGGGCGTGGCAGCCTCGTGGACCTCCACGCCTGTCATGATCGGCGGCGACTTCAACGTGGCGCCGACTCCCACTGACATCTGGGACGAGGCCGACGCGGAGGCCGTCACCCATGTCACGGAAGAGGTCCGACAGGACCTCGCAAAGCTTGAGTCGGCGGGCTTCGAGGAGTTGAGCAGGCGCTTCATTCCCGACGAACGCCGCTACACCTTTTGGGACTACAAGCAGTTGCGATTTCCACGCAACGAAGGCATGCGTATCGACTTCGTGTATGCCTCCCCCGCCGCCGCCGAAGCGGCGACGGGGTGCGTCATTGACAGAGACGAACGCAAGGGCAAAGGCGCTTCCGACCACGTTCCGGTGGTCATCGACCTCGACACCGCGCTCTTGCCTCGTGCGTAG
- a CDS encoding septum formation family protein: MMRIMAALAGAALLLGGCSMLAAPTADVGDCIDLDVNSTSVTELEGFKCSEEHDAEVYYKGGADIDGDYDALKVEEQAVDMCLTGFEEYVGIDYYSSVLDVYYVYPEAEGWGSGDREVICAVYTPDEAGEVTRTTGSLKDAQQ; the protein is encoded by the coding sequence ATGATGCGCATCATGGCTGCACTGGCAGGTGCCGCACTTCTGCTGGGGGGCTGCTCGATGCTGGCCGCTCCTACGGCCGACGTCGGCGATTGTATTGACCTCGATGTCAACTCGACCTCGGTCACCGAGCTCGAGGGCTTCAAGTGCTCGGAGGAGCACGACGCAGAGGTGTACTACAAGGGTGGCGCTGATATCGATGGCGACTACGACGCCCTCAAGGTCGAGGAGCAGGCGGTCGACATGTGCCTCACCGGCTTCGAAGAGTACGTAGGCATCGACTACTACTCATCCGTGCTCGACGTCTACTACGTGTACCCAGAGGCCGAAGGCTGGGGCAGCGGCGACCGCGAGGTCATCTGCGCCGTCTACACGCCTGACGAGGCTGGCGAGGTTACGAGGACCACTGGCTCGCTCAAGGACGCACAGCAGTAG
- a CDS encoding response regulator transcription factor — translation MSTRRTIALVEDHALIAIGFRDLIADADDLELVGMVESVAELDNFGTDLDLVVLDLRLSDGSKPEENVDAIHARGSHVLIYTGAEDRRLIQSAARSGALGLIRKSVSPAVLLDAIRTAADGREVFGTDWAAAIDADEVLRDAKLSAREQEVLSLYASGETAVAVAQTTGLSRETVADYVSRIRRKYAEAGRPAHSRIDLYKRALEDGILDGHDT, via the coding sequence ATGTCCACGCGCCGCACGATCGCCTTGGTAGAAGACCACGCCCTCATCGCGATCGGCTTTCGCGACCTCATTGCCGATGCCGACGACCTCGAGCTGGTGGGCATGGTCGAATCGGTCGCGGAGTTGGACAACTTTGGCACCGACCTCGACCTGGTGGTGCTCGACTTGCGGCTGAGCGACGGATCAAAGCCAGAAGAGAATGTCGACGCCATCCACGCCAGGGGTTCACACGTGCTCATCTACACGGGTGCAGAGGATCGCAGGCTCATCCAGTCAGCGGCCCGCTCCGGCGCACTCGGGCTGATTCGCAAGTCAGTGTCCCCAGCGGTATTGCTCGACGCCATCAGGACCGCAGCCGACGGTCGCGAGGTGTTCGGTACCGACTGGGCAGCGGCGATCGACGCTGACGAAGTCCTGAGGGACGCCAAGCTCTCCGCCCGTGAGCAAGAGGTTCTGAGCCTCTACGCCTCGGGAGAGACGGCGGTTGCCGTCGCGCAGACAACCGGCCTGTCGCGCGAGACCGTCGCCGACTACGTGAGCAGGATCCGTCGCAAGTATGCCGAGGCGGGTCGACCAGCCCATTCCAGGATCGATCTTTACAAGCGCGCTCTTGAAGACGGCATCCTGGACGGTCACGACACATGA
- a CDS encoding sensor histidine kinase, protein MSAPLTHVDRVSEDTARARLERLLYSSVGFAALIYGGVLYAGSGGISGQTPQLAPWYGWGLIAIAIVMPATLGILTWVMSRRAVRRFAGTTALLFLVSMMVFPFGLSTPTLMDNATPWYQGIHALHGMIAATAWQRRSIWVYGLGHGVIIGVVQNAVREDATKAAFLDGAGSLVFIIILMAATLGVVGAADRLDHASELARAQAARTAAGRTREREETRINAMVHDDIMSVLLTASRENPPDSLRDQARVAIASITSLETRDASARVYSNKETAQALLEVVERVAPLTQVVHQEAGDIEVPADVVTALSDALAEALRNSVRHAGLEGGDVPRRVTIAADDRGLVVTMEDEGKGFNTRAVQSRRLGISLSIIERMSMVEGGSGDVASRLGEGTTVTLTWVRPS, encoded by the coding sequence ATGAGTGCTCCGCTGACGCACGTCGACCGCGTCAGCGAAGATACCGCTAGGGCCAGGCTCGAGCGCCTCCTGTACTCGTCCGTCGGATTTGCCGCGTTGATCTACGGAGGCGTGCTTTACGCAGGCTCGGGCGGGATCTCCGGTCAGACGCCACAACTCGCGCCCTGGTACGGCTGGGGGCTCATCGCCATTGCGATCGTCATGCCTGCCACGCTCGGCATCCTCACGTGGGTGATGTCGCGCCGCGCGGTGCGCCGCTTCGCTGGCACCACGGCCCTGCTGTTCCTCGTCTCCATGATGGTGTTTCCGTTCGGGCTGTCGACGCCCACCTTGATGGACAACGCGACTCCTTGGTATCAAGGCATTCACGCACTCCACGGCATGATCGCCGCGACGGCCTGGCAGCGCAGATCGATCTGGGTGTACGGACTCGGCCACGGAGTGATCATTGGCGTCGTGCAAAACGCCGTGAGAGAAGACGCCACGAAGGCCGCCTTCCTCGACGGAGCCGGGTCCCTCGTGTTCATCATCATTCTGATGGCCGCCACCCTCGGCGTCGTTGGCGCTGCTGACAGGCTTGATCATGCGTCGGAACTCGCACGGGCCCAAGCGGCGAGGACAGCCGCTGGGCGCACTCGGGAGCGGGAAGAGACGCGCATCAACGCGATGGTTCACGACGACATCATGTCTGTGCTGCTCACTGCCTCTCGCGAGAATCCCCCTGACTCGCTGCGCGACCAAGCGCGAGTCGCCATCGCCTCGATTACCTCTCTGGAGACGCGCGACGCCTCGGCCAGGGTCTACTCCAACAAGGAGACGGCGCAAGCGCTACTGGAGGTGGTGGAACGCGTCGCCCCCCTCACCCAGGTTGTCCATCAGGAGGCAGGCGACATCGAAGTGCCAGCCGACGTCGTGACGGCATTGAGTGATGCCCTGGCAGAAGCGCTCAGGAACTCGGTCAGGCACGCTGGACTCGAAGGTGGCGACGTGCCTCGTCGCGTCACCATCGCCGCCGACGATCGCGGTCTGGTGGTGACAATGGAGGATGAGGGCAAGGGCTTCAACACCCGTGCGGTGCAATCACGGCGACTCGGGATTAGTTTGAGCATCATCGAACGCATGTCGATGGTGGAGGGCGGTAGCGGAGACGTCGCGAGCCGGCTTGGCGAGGGGACAACCGTCACGCTCACGTGGGTGAGGCCCTCGTGA
- a CDS encoding tyrosine-type recombinase/integrase, which produces MHTGALSPAWRGALEAWVPWLRTRGLRETSIRARVEHVTTLARHIGVEDPWAVTRDQLVDWAGRQAWARETRRSRHISFAQVYDFGRERGYLVDSPAYALAHVRAAIANPRPIPHDVYAAALYGADEQLALLLRLGFEAGMRRTEMALVHARDLVHDAGGWTLTVHGKGAKDRDVPLNPSLALAIRKACLAGGGWCFPGSDHGHLSPRWVGKLLTRALPNPWTAHTLRHAFGTELLRLGVDLRTIQYLLGHSSVATTQRYTKPADDAPRAAITALRDRYAG; this is translated from the coding sequence ATGCACACCGGGGCACTGTCGCCCGCGTGGCGGGGGGCGCTCGAGGCATGGGTGCCGTGGCTCCGCACGCGCGGACTGAGGGAGACATCCATCCGAGCGCGCGTCGAGCACGTCACCACGCTCGCCCGCCACATCGGCGTCGAGGATCCGTGGGCCGTCACACGCGATCAGCTCGTCGACTGGGCAGGGCGCCAGGCATGGGCACGAGAGACCCGGCGTTCACGCCACATCTCCTTCGCCCAGGTCTATGACTTCGGACGCGAGCGCGGTTACCTGGTCGACTCCCCCGCCTACGCCCTGGCGCACGTGCGTGCCGCGATCGCCAACCCGCGGCCGATTCCCCACGACGTCTACGCGGCCGCGCTGTATGGCGCCGATGAGCAACTGGCGCTGCTGCTGCGTCTCGGCTTCGAGGCAGGCATGCGGCGCACTGAGATGGCGCTCGTTCACGCTCGTGACTTGGTGCACGACGCCGGGGGGTGGACGCTCACCGTGCACGGTAAGGGAGCGAAGGACCGCGACGTTCCGCTCAACCCGTCCCTGGCGCTGGCGATCCGCAAAGCGTGTCTCGCCGGCGGTGGGTGGTGTTTCCCTGGATCCGACCACGGCCACCTCAGCCCACGCTGGGTCGGCAAACTGCTGACGCGAGCGCTGCCCAACCCGTGGACTGCCCACACCTTGCGGCACGCGTTCGGTACGGAGCTCCTGCGTCTCGGCGTGGATCTCCGCACGATTCAGTACCTGCTCGGCCACTCGTCGGTGGCCACCACCCAGCGGTACACCAAGCCCGCTGACGACGCCCCTCGAGCGGCGATCACCGCGCTACGCGACCGGTACGCAGGCTAG
- a CDS encoding holin: protein MLPPTRMQSIRSALAMWLGRLATRAFWSDALERAGSQAAEKLIAVSFFTVGASLTELNWLYIVGVALGSGGLSIVMSIVSVPDPDTGRPMWVAVTWRVVRTFGNSLVTMLAAVEVLNVFEADWLTILSVCATTTLLALLKNAATRPREALPAP, encoded by the coding sequence ATGCTCCCCCCCACGCGAATGCAGAGCATTCGGTCTGCCCTGGCCATGTGGCTGGGCCGGTTGGCCACCAGGGCTTTCTGGTCTGATGCGCTCGAGCGCGCGGGCTCTCAGGCTGCTGAGAAGCTCATCGCTGTGTCGTTCTTCACGGTCGGGGCGTCGCTGACCGAGTTGAACTGGTTGTACATCGTCGGTGTCGCTCTCGGTTCGGGTGGCTTGTCGATCGTGATGTCGATCGTCTCGGTGCCCGACCCTGACACGGGGCGCCCGATGTGGGTTGCTGTCACGTGGCGTGTGGTCCGCACGTTCGGTAACTCGCTGGTGACGATGCTCGCCGCGGTGGAGGTCCTCAACGTCTTCGAGGCCGACTGGCTCACGATCCTGTCGGTGTGTGCGACGACCACCCTGCTGGCTCTGTTGAAGAACGCCGCTACACGGCCACGGGAGGCCCTGCCGGCACCCTGA
- a CDS encoding DUF2746 domain-containing protein → MDWTEIATAVIAGLALVAAARTSRGSKVTSRQVTEIHEEVKNTHETNARDDIDKAMAEASAARRSADAARVAAKAAHKESREVHARLDTISGDIGDIKKRLGNHIDGR, encoded by the coding sequence ATGGACTGGACGGAGATCGCCACGGCCGTCATCGCTGGCCTGGCGCTGGTGGCCGCGGCCCGCACCTCTAGGGGCTCGAAGGTGACATCGAGGCAAGTCACGGAGATCCACGAAGAGGTGAAGAACACTCACGAGACCAACGCTCGTGACGACATCGACAAGGCGATGGCCGAGGCCAGTGCAGCCAGGCGGTCAGCGGATGCCGCGCGCGTCGCGGCCAAGGCGGCGCACAAGGAGTCGCGTGAGGTACATGCCCGGCTCGACACGATCTCGGGCGACATCGGCGACATCAAGAAGCGCCTGGGCAACCACATCGACGGACGCTGA
- a CDS encoding D-alanyl-D-alanine carboxypeptidase family protein: MILTTLGGTTFALDAPAAAALERAFDDGCPRTHITETHRPYVEQVRIFLERYTVQWFGNGPYGDVRWWKGKRYVRTSNRGMAAIPGTSIHGNGRAIDCNDPMRSWLAAHPEYGWRQTISSEDWHFEFDARQYRPKGVLGALNPTGQEVKVKHYHTQDATARNTGRMVEPGETFHLNTASGLGTDKASNIVGGIGPYVITLHIYAEGEPGDVLEVVLLWDDTTTSGPHSNHYVERMDFDRDGRINRSVTFQHGVARGDAVYARLTAAPGNTAPGVKVTVFDSDAYLFVAA, encoded by the coding sequence ATGATCTTGACCACACTCGGCGGCACAACGTTCGCCCTTGATGCCCCGGCTGCCGCGGCCTTAGAACGCGCGTTCGATGACGGGTGTCCCAGAACCCACATCACCGAAACGCACCGGCCCTACGTCGAGCAGGTCCGCATCTTCCTTGAGCGGTACACCGTCCAGTGGTTCGGCAATGGCCCTTATGGCGACGTGCGGTGGTGGAAGGGCAAGCGGTACGTCCGTACATCGAACCGGGGGATGGCTGCAATCCCCGGCACGTCCATTCACGGCAATGGTCGCGCGATCGACTGCAACGACCCGATGCGTTCCTGGCTTGCCGCGCACCCCGAGTACGGGTGGCGCCAGACCATCAGCTCCGAGGACTGGCACTTCGAGTTCGACGCCCGTCAGTACCGACCCAAGGGCGTCCTTGGTGCGCTCAACCCCACCGGCCAGGAGGTCAAAGTGAAGCACTATCACACGCAAGACGCGACAGCACGCAACACCGGCCGGATGGTCGAACCGGGCGAGACGTTCCACCTCAACACGGCATCAGGGTTGGGAACCGACAAAGCCTCGAACATCGTCGGTGGCATCGGCCCCTACGTCATCACGCTGCACATCTACGCGGAAGGCGAGCCCGGCGACGTGCTCGAGGTGGTCCTTCTCTGGGACGACACCACTACGTCCGGCCCGCACTCAAACCACTACGTCGAGCGCATGGACTTCGACCGTGACGGCCGTATCAACCGTTCCGTGACCTTCCAACATGGCGTCGCACGTGGGGATGCCGTCTACGCCCGCCTCACCGCGGCCCCGGGCAACACAGCACCAGGAGTCAAGGTGACGGTGTTCGACTCGGACGCCTACCTCTTCGTTGCTGCCTAA